In the Thermoproteales archaeon genome, one interval contains:
- a CDS encoding ATP-binding protein, translating into MVCGQERKVVFPFSAIVGHEKAKLALLIAAVNPLVGGVLLRGDKGTGKSTMVRALADVLPEIDVVADCPFNCNPWNPLEMCDWCYHRHVNGENLPVKKGKMKVVDLPLSVTVDRLVGTLDVEKALREGVRALEPGLMAEANRNILYIDEVNLLDDYIADVLLDAAAMGWNIIERESVSVKHPARFILVGSMNPEEGELRPQILDRFGLVADVQAPMDSEARIGIVKRVEEFFIDPDGFYRKYESKQAELRERVVKARELLYKVEVSDDLLKLLAETVVKLGIRTNRAEIVTVRAAKAIAALNNRKRVNLDDLKKAMELSLPHRLRAHPFEKPPLEKLREALNEADEEDKRGGKKEHHTHKNKSEKNLGSRESQRDLSAVGDLEKVYKPSKEDVRLPPEVKKRVRESVKKSWRGSRSEWKTVINYPHGVAISYVVPKSLENVRDVDLIATMKAAVLRNRWNDCGLKLEREDIRVRVRRTRVPRLTVLILDSSGSMAVARRISLAKKIAWELTERLYVKRDSVALIVFRGKEANVLIPPTRRYIDVVDALKTVPTGGRTPLSDALYKLLTLAKTVKMKNPWTQVKAILITDGKANTCLGLAKSLKEEIENLSKALAKLGVNMEIYDTRPVGVMEFSKSYIDLIASICNATVYRAG; encoded by the coding sequence ATGGTCTGCGGTCAAGAAAGAAAAGTAGTTTTTCCCTTCTCTGCGATAGTAGGGCACGAAAAGGCTAAGCTGGCGCTTCTTATCGCTGCGGTAAACCCTCTCGTGGGCGGCGTATTACTTAGAGGCGACAAAGGAACGGGAAAATCTACTATGGTTAGAGCGCTAGCGGATGTTTTGCCAGAGATAGATGTAGTCGCTGATTGTCCATTTAACTGCAACCCATGGAATCCACTTGAAATGTGCGACTGGTGCTACCATAGGCACGTCAACGGCGAAAACTTGCCCGTTAAGAAGGGCAAGATGAAAGTGGTCGACCTACCCTTGAGCGTGACAGTAGATAGGCTTGTAGGAACCTTAGATGTTGAAAAAGCTTTAAGAGAAGGCGTTAGAGCCTTAGAGCCGGGTTTAATGGCGGAAGCCAACAGGAACATATTGTACATAGATGAAGTGAATCTTCTAGACGATTACATAGCTGACGTATTGCTCGATGCCGCGGCAATGGGATGGAACATCATTGAGAGAGAAAGCGTATCTGTGAAGCATCCCGCTAGGTTTATACTTGTCGGCAGCATGAATCCTGAAGAAGGAGAGCTTAGACCTCAAATTCTGGACCGTTTTGGGCTCGTAGCAGATGTTCAAGCTCCAATGGATTCTGAAGCGCGCATCGGGATAGTTAAGAGGGTTGAAGAGTTTTTCATAGATCCTGATGGATTCTATCGAAAATATGAGTCGAAACAAGCTGAGCTTAGAGAACGCGTAGTAAAAGCTAGGGAGCTCCTATACAAAGTCGAGGTTAGCGATGATCTACTGAAGTTGCTTGCCGAAACTGTTGTTAAGCTCGGTATAAGAACTAATAGAGCTGAAATAGTCACAGTTAGAGCTGCCAAAGCCATAGCGGCTCTAAACAATAGAAAGCGCGTTAATTTAGACGATCTAAAAAAGGCTATGGAATTATCACTTCCTCATAGGTTAAGGGCTCATCCTTTCGAGAAGCCACCGCTGGAAAAGCTTAGAGAGGCTTTAAATGAAGCTGATGAAGAAGACAAGAGAGGCGGTAAAAAAGAACATCATACTCATAAAAATAAAAGCGAGAAAAATTTGGGGAGCCGAGAGAGTCAGCGAGATCTTAGCGCTGTTGGTGATTTAGAGAAAGTGTACAAGCCTAGTAAAGAGGATGTGCGCTTACCACCTGAAGTGAAAAAACGAGTTAGGGAGTCTGTTAAAAAATCTTGGAGAGGTAGTAGAAGCGAGTGGAAAACGGTAATAAATTATCCTCATGGAGTAGCTATATCATATGTAGTACCTAAGAGTCTAGAAAATGTTAGGGATGTCGATTTGATAGCGACGATGAAAGCTGCCGTTCTTCGCAATAGGTGGAATGATTGTGGTCTTAAGCTGGAGAGGGAAGATATCAGAGTTAGAGTTAGGAGAACGCGAGTTCCCCGGCTAACTGTATTAATCCTGGATTCAAGCGGTAGCATGGCTGTAGCTAGAAGAATAAGCTTGGCTAAGAAGATAGCATGGGAGCTGACTGAAAGATTGTATGTAAAAAGAGATTCCGTAGCTCTCATAGTGTTTAGAGGTAAAGAGGCTAACGTCTTAATTCCCCCAACAAGACGATACATAGATGTTGTAGATGCTTTAAAGACCGTGCCTACTGGTGGTAGGACTCCTCTGTCGGATGCTCTTTACAAACTGTTGACGCTAGCTAAAACTGTGAAAATGAAAAATCCATGGACGCAAGTCAAGGCTATACTTATAACAGACGGAAAAGCTAATACATGCTTAGGTTTAGCTAAGAGTTTAAAAGAAGAAATAGAAAATCTTTCAAAAGCTTTGGCGAAACTAGGCGTAAACATGGAGATATACGATACGAGACCGGTTGGCGTTATGGAATTTTCTAAGAGCTATATCGATCTAATAGCTTCTATTTGTAATGCAACGGTTTATAGGGCAGGTTAG